The genomic window GGATTTGGTGATCCAAGGATCTCCAGGGGTTAAAACACATTGAAGTAGCGAGCCCTGATCATCTTTTTTATAGTCTTCTGGGCTTGATAAAGCTAAATCTGCAAAACAACTAAAATCCGCATCTGCTGTATATAACAAGTTGTCTAAACCAGATGGACTTTTTAGGTTTGTTTGAGCTTGCTGATTGTTGATCTCAGTTACCCAGCCATCGTATCTAAGTTGGACTGTCGCGACTGGAACAGCATCAAGTTTGAAAAGGGAGTCAAATTCGTTAAAACGTCTCCATGATCTAGGAATTATTCTTTTTATACCAGACACATCACAAGCAGCTAGATATTTATCTGCTTGAATTTTTTGTTCACCCTCTGGAGTTTGCAGGGTTATTCCGGTAACAGATGGTTGGTCTGAATCTTCTGAATGAATTTCTTTAACAATATTCTCTAGGTGAAGTCTTCCGCCTTTTCGTTCAATGTAATCGAGTATTGGCTTGGTGAGCCATTTGTGGGGTGAGCCTTTCAATAGGTTGAGCTTGGATGCCTCTGTTTTCGAAGCGAACATCATAAAGATGGTAAGCATGCATCTTGCAGAAATAGCTTCGCAATCAATGAATCCCAGTGCATATGCAATAGGATTCCACATCCTTTTGATACTATTTAGGCTGCCACCATGGTTGAGAAACCATTGTTGAAAGCTTATAGAATCTAGGGATCGTATTGTTTCCATCGCACCCTCGTAGTCAATAAGCCCTCTTACTATCGGACTTGTTCCAAGAGCAAGAGCATTCCTTAGTTTGTCAATCCAATTTAATTGAGGTGTAGTGAAGAAGGCTTTTAAACCATTAAAAGGAGCTCCTGCAAAAAATCGAAAATCAAGTGATTTAATTTCACCACCCTTGTTAACAAAAAGGTGAGTGTGGTCTTTTGGTAAAAGATTTTCAAATGCTCCAACTTTTCTCATTAATGCAAACAGATTGGCGTAGTTGAAAAAGAACACATGCAAACCCATTTCTATATGATTGCCATCGGAATCTTCCCAGCTTCCAACTTTGCCTCCCATAAATGGTTTTGCTTCATATAGATCGACCTCATGGCCTTCATCGACAAGGTCAACTGCAGCAGTCAATCCTGCTAAACCTGCACCTATTATTGCGATTTTCACTCGTTTAATTAGATGGATACACTAACTCTATGAATAAAAACTCTTTTTTGGCACTTTTAAAATCGAATATAATTAATAGAGTGTTATTAAAGTTCAGAAAACTAAATGAGTGAATCAAACGCGCCACCAAAAACTCATAAAGCTCAAGGAGGTAAAGGAGTACTTATTACCACTTCTGCATTGGATCAGTTGTCTAGACTTTGCAAAGAACAAGGCTCAGGAAAGTTATTGAGAGTAGGAGTT from Prochlorococcus marinus XMU1408 includes these protein-coding regions:
- the zds gene encoding 9,9'-di-cis-zeta-carotene desaturase; this translates as MKIAIIGAGLAGLTAAVDLVDEGHEVDLYEAKPFMGGKVGSWEDSDGNHIEMGLHVFFFNYANLFALMRKVGAFENLLPKDHTHLFVNKGGEIKSLDFRFFAGAPFNGLKAFFTTPQLNWIDKLRNALALGTSPIVRGLIDYEGAMETIRSLDSISFQQWFLNHGGSLNSIKRMWNPIAYALGFIDCEAISARCMLTIFMMFASKTEASKLNLLKGSPHKWLTKPILDYIERKGGRLHLENIVKEIHSEDSDQPSVTGITLQTPEGEQKIQADKYLAACDVSGIKRIIPRSWRRFNEFDSLFKLDAVPVATVQLRYDGWVTEINNQQAQTNLKSPSGLDNLLYTADADFSCFADLALSSPEDYKKDDQGSLLQCVLTPGDPWITKSSDEIVKHTDLQVRSLFPSSRGLKLLWSNVVKVSHSLYREAPGMEPYRPDQKTSFNNFFLAGSYTKQDYIDSMEGATMSGHLAASAMLSKSVSLAKNSSVA